One Ahaetulla prasina isolate Xishuangbanna chromosome 1, ASM2864084v1, whole genome shotgun sequence DNA window includes the following coding sequences:
- the LOC131188934 gene encoding uncharacterized protein LOC131188934, translated as MQPLGEVISGFGVSYHLYADDTQLYFSTPDHPNEAVEVLSRCLEAVRVWMGRNRLKLNPSKTEWLWMPAPRYSQLQPRLTVGGELLAPMERVRNLGVLLDGRLSFDDHLAAVSKRAFYQVRLVRQLRPFLDRDALCTVTHALVTSRLDYCNALYMGLPLKCTRRLQLVQNAAARVIVGATRCSHVTPILRSLHWLPVVFRVRFKILVTIFKALHGLGPGYLRDRLLLPYASHRPVCSHRDGLLRVPSARQCRLVAPRGRAFSVGAPTLWNELPPGLRQVPDLRTFRRELKTHLFIQVGLA; from the coding sequence atgcagccgctgggtgaggtcattagtggtttcggggtgagttaccatctgtacgctgacgatacgcagctgtacttctccaccccggaccaccccaatgaagctgtcgaagtgctatcccggtgtctggaagctgtacgggtctggatggggagaaacagactcaagctcaatccctccaagacggagtggctgtggatgccggcaccccggtacagtcagctgcagccgcggctgactgtggggggcgagttattggccccaatggaaagggtgcgcaacttgggtgtcctcttggatgggcggctgtcgtttgacgatcatttggcggccgtctccaagagggctttttatcaagtccgcttggttcgccagttgcgccccttccttgaccgggatgccttatgcacggtcactcatgctttggtcacttcccgtttggattattgcaatgctctctacatggggctgcccttgaagtgcacccggaggctgcagctagtccagaatgcagctgcgcgggtaatagtgggagcaactcgttgctcccatgtaacaccaatcctgcgcagtttgcactggcttcctgtggtctttcgggtgcgctttaagattctggttaccatctttaaagcgctccatggcttagggcccgggtacttacgggaccgcctgctgttaccctatgcctcccaccgacccgtatgctcacacagagatggccttctcagggtgccgtccgccagacaatgtcggctggtggcccccaggggtagggccttctctgttggagctcctacgctttggaatgaacttccccctggtttacgtcaagtgcctgatcttcggacttttcgtcgtgagctgaaaacgcacctatttattcaagtgggactggcttag